A section of the Flaviflexus equikiangi genome encodes:
- a CDS encoding N-acetylglucosamine-6-phosphate deacetylase has product MHIDATVLDAAGNIIGSGIVLDHGTVSEILPPNADSGAPFLFPGFVDIHCHGGGGASFPDDQDQDLIDQAAAVHHNAGTTHLVASLVSSGNPLPAITALREACVRGTLVGIHLEGPFISPHKAGAQDPAAIRPIDLDELRSWLEEGQGWIKTMTLAPECDNSVEAAEMLLDYGAVPSWGHTNASGEETKNVLAMASERAAGRHPAQTATHLFNAMPPLHHRYPGPVRELIAAAKRGDAVVELVGDGVHVDTDLVIDVLTYVDDEVAPGGALVTDAIAGAGMPDGEYVLGGLDVTITGGTAYLTGTDTIAGGTSTIGMQVALLLSRGIDPSVVARAACLAPARAIAIDPPASPTVGQPLTAVLVDGKQLRVWRDGNPVGNV; this is encoded by the coding sequence ATGCACATTGACGCAACCGTCCTCGACGCGGCGGGCAACATCATCGGTTCCGGGATCGTTCTCGATCATGGCACGGTGAGCGAGATCCTGCCGCCCAACGCGGACAGCGGTGCACCCTTCCTGTTTCCCGGTTTCGTCGACATCCACTGCCACGGCGGCGGGGGAGCCTCCTTCCCCGACGATCAGGATCAAGACCTGATCGACCAGGCGGCAGCCGTCCACCACAACGCCGGTACGACGCATCTCGTCGCATCGCTCGTCTCCTCCGGCAACCCGCTCCCCGCTATCACGGCACTGCGAGAGGCCTGCGTACGCGGCACCCTCGTCGGCATCCACCTCGAGGGCCCCTTCATCAGCCCCCACAAGGCCGGCGCCCAGGATCCCGCAGCGATCCGCCCCATCGATCTGGACGAGCTGCGATCGTGGCTCGAGGAGGGCCAGGGCTGGATCAAGACGATGACGCTCGCGCCTGAATGCGACAACTCCGTCGAAGCGGCCGAGATGCTGCTCGACTACGGTGCTGTCCCCTCCTGGGGGCACACCAACGCCTCGGGAGAGGAAACGAAGAACGTTCTTGCCATGGCCTCCGAGAGGGCCGCGGGGCGGCATCCCGCACAGACAGCTACGCATCTGTTCAACGCGATGCCGCCCCTGCACCACCGCTACCCAGGCCCCGTCCGGGAACTCATCGCGGCAGCTAAGCGCGGCGACGCAGTCGTCGAGCTCGTCGGCGATGGCGTCCACGTCGACACGGACCTCGTCATCGACGTTCTCACGTACGTGGACGACGAGGTCGCGCCCGGTGGAGCACTCGTGACCGACGCGATTGCCGGTGCCGGCATGCCGGACGGGGAGTACGTCCTCGGCGGTCTCGACGTCACCATCACCGGAGGCACCGCCTACCTCACGGGCACTGACACGATCGCCGGTGGCACGTCGACGATCGGCATGCAGGTGGCGCTGCTCCTCAGCCGCGGCATCGACCCCTCGGTTGTCGCTCGCGCCGCCTGTCTCGCACCCGCACGTGCGATCGCTATCGACCCCCCGGCGTCCCCGACTGTGGGACAGCCGCTGACCGCCGTCCTCGTTGACGGCAAGCAGCTTCGCGTATGGCGTGATGGGAACCCTGTCGGGAATGTTTGA
- a CDS encoding glucosamine-6-phosphate deaminase, with protein MRIIIRDTAQEASRLAASQIITSLPTNGRLGVATGSTPLALYGFLREAHAAGEFTLEGCSAWALDEYVQIPEDHPERYRNVLLNELVENGGTGLAADDLHTPDGAAEDPEQAARDYESQIAPGVDVQILGLGSNGHIGFNEPAGSLSSRTHVGHLTPTTRSDNARFFGNDIDAVPSLCITQGLATIMSAREIVLLAFGEGKAEAIAQIVEGGVAQRWPGSILQHHENVTVYIDEAAASRLDLADYYKTLN; from the coding sequence ATGCGGATCATCATTCGCGACACCGCGCAGGAGGCCTCGCGCCTCGCAGCTTCCCAGATCATCACCAGTCTTCCCACGAACGGTCGACTCGGCGTTGCCACGGGTTCCACCCCTCTCGCACTGTACGGCTTCCTGCGAGAAGCTCACGCGGCCGGGGAGTTCACCCTCGAGGGCTGCAGTGCGTGGGCGCTCGACGAATACGTCCAGATCCCCGAGGATCATCCCGAGCGCTACCGCAACGTCCTCCTCAACGAACTCGTCGAGAACGGCGGTACCGGACTCGCGGCGGACGACCTCCACACACCCGATGGTGCGGCAGAGGATCCGGAACAGGCGGCACGGGACTACGAGAGCCAGATCGCTCCAGGAGTGGACGTACAGATTCTCGGCCTGGGCAGCAACGGACACATCGGCTTCAACGAGCCCGCCGGTTCGCTCAGCTCACGCACCCATGTCGGGCACCTGACTCCGACCACGCGCAGCGACAATGCTCGCTTCTTCGGGAACGACATCGACGCAGTGCCCTCCCTCTGCATCACCCAGGGCCTCGCGACGATCATGTCCGCGCGAGAGATCGTCCTGCTCGCCTTCGGCGAGGGCAAGGCCGAAGCGATCGCACAGATCGTCGAGGGCGGGGTCGCACAGCGCTGGCCCGGGTCCATCCTCCAGCATCATGAGAACGTCACCGTCTACATCGATGAGGCCGCAGCATCGCGCCTCGATCTCGCCGACTACTACAAGACACTCAACTAG
- a CDS encoding N-acetylmannosamine-6-phosphate 2-epimerase: MLDSLKGRLVVSVQAYPGEPMRDPRTMALIAAAAEQGGAAAIRCQGLADISAIKGKVDVPVIGLWKEGHEGVYITPTLRHARACSLAGADIVALDATRRPRPDGLTYAETVAALHSEGVVVMADCGSIGDARMAAEAGSDILSTTLSGYTGEREKSDGPDLELLEQMVAEFDRPVLCEGRVHTPEQARAALDAGAWSVVVGTAITHPTTITSWFTRAIEGKE; this comes from the coding sequence ATGCTTGATTCACTCAAAGGCCGTCTCGTCGTCTCTGTCCAGGCCTACCCTGGGGAACCGATGAGAGACCCGCGCACGATGGCGCTGATCGCCGCAGCCGCCGAGCAGGGCGGGGCGGCCGCGATCCGCTGCCAGGGTCTCGCCGATATCTCCGCGATCAAGGGCAAGGTCGATGTTCCCGTGATCGGCCTGTGGAAGGAAGGTCACGAGGGCGTCTACATCACCCCGACCCTGCGCCACGCGCGCGCCTGCTCGCTCGCGGGCGCCGATATCGTCGCCCTGGATGCGACTCGTCGCCCCCGGCCAGACGGCCTCACCTATGCCGAGACTGTCGCAGCCCTGCACAGCGAAGGCGTCGTCGTCATGGCCGACTGCGGTTCCATCGGCGATGCTCGGATGGCGGCGGAAGCCGGATCCGATATTCTCTCCACCACGCTATCCGGCTATACGGGAGAGCGTGAGAAATCTGACGGCCCTGATCTAGAGTTGCTTGAACAGATGGTTGCCGAGTTCGATAGACCCGTGCTCTGCGAAGGCCGCGTCCACACCCCCGAGCAGGCTCGGGCCGCTCTCGATGCGGGAGCGTGGTCCGTTGTCGTCGGCACAGCCATCACACACCCCACGACAATCACGTCCTGGTTCACCCGGGCGATCGAAGGCAAGGAATAA
- a CDS encoding ROK family protein has protein sequence MTILAIDIGGTKVRAGLVDENSTSLVRTIATAPGPGETSIMPSILRLVGEYSGYSSIAVASAGVISEGRVVSATDLIPHWAGTDIAGELAVTGVPVSVLGDVHAHGLGEAVYGAARGHHSSLTVGVGTGIGGAYVSHDGPMVGAHGVAGHIGHVSHADARDLTCSCGRTGHIEPLSSGTGMVEAYERLTGELVSGRELDQRAENGDQSAISVLSGGGFALGDVLGSLANTLDPGIIVISGSVSRSAAFWWPSLIAGYRSSAMDPVSATPLVRGELGDDAPLLGAASYAKVFHA, from the coding sequence ATGACCATCCTGGCGATCGATATCGGCGGTACGAAGGTTCGTGCCGGGCTCGTGGACGAGAATTCCACGAGCCTGGTGCGCACGATCGCGACCGCTCCCGGGCCGGGCGAGACGTCGATCATGCCGAGCATCCTCCGACTCGTCGGGGAATACTCGGGATATTCATCGATCGCCGTCGCATCCGCCGGAGTCATCTCGGAGGGCCGAGTCGTGTCGGCCACGGACCTGATCCCGCACTGGGCTGGCACCGACATCGCAGGCGAGCTCGCCGTCACGGGAGTTCCCGTCTCAGTCCTGGGGGATGTTCATGCCCACGGACTGGGCGAAGCGGTCTACGGTGCGGCCCGGGGCCACCATTCTTCGCTCACGGTCGGCGTCGGCACCGGCATCGGCGGCGCCTACGTGAGCCACGACGGGCCCATGGTCGGAGCGCACGGGGTTGCCGGCCATATCGGCCACGTGTCCCACGCAGATGCTCGGGATCTGACCTGCTCGTGCGGCCGGACCGGCCACATCGAACCACTGTCCTCAGGGACGGGGATGGTCGAGGCCTATGAACGGCTGACGGGGGAACTCGTCTCCGGGCGGGAACTCGACCAGCGCGCCGAGAACGGCGACCAGTCAGCGATCTCGGTTCTCAGCGGCGGCGGTTTCGCCCTCGGTGACGTTCTCGGTTCCCTCGCCAACACACTCGATCCCGGGATTATCGTCATCTCGGGGTCTGTCAGCAGATCGGCTGCCTTCTGGTGGCCGAGCCTGATAGCCGGATATCGATCATCAGCGATGGATCCGGTTTCGGCAACCCCGCTCGTCCGCGGCGAGCTGGGTGATGATGCGCCGCTGCTCGGCGCCGCTTCCTACGCAAAGGTGTTCCATGCTTGA
- a CDS encoding dihydrodipicolinate synthase family protein, producing the protein MSSPIYGVVPPVITPLTSERRFDEESNERNITRMIDAGVHGLFVLGSSGEVAFTTDADRERILASAVSIAAGRLPVLAGVIDTQTPRVLEHVAAAERLGADGIVATAPFYALGGVDQVEEHFRAIRRATDLPIYAYDIPVCVNGVKLQPAMLLRLAADGVIQGVKDSSGDDVSFRFLTLANRTAEKKLALLTGHEVVVDGAYMSGADGAVPGLGNIDPAAYVRQWNAYRAGDWETVRAEQDRLADLMTIVTAAQGLTGFGAGVGAFKTALALLGVIATNEMPAPVRALAGAEVDTIAAILERNGLPVA; encoded by the coding sequence ATGTCGTCCCCCATTTACGGAGTCGTCCCTCCCGTCATCACCCCGCTCACCTCGGAGCGCCGCTTCGACGAAGAATCGAATGAACGCAACATCACGAGGATGATCGACGCCGGCGTGCACGGCCTGTTCGTCCTCGGATCATCCGGCGAAGTGGCCTTCACGACGGACGCGGACCGCGAACGGATCCTCGCCTCGGCCGTCAGCATCGCGGCAGGGCGCCTCCCCGTCCTCGCGGGCGTCATCGACACGCAGACGCCGCGCGTCCTCGAGCATGTTGCCGCCGCCGAGCGCCTCGGCGCCGACGGCATCGTCGCCACCGCCCCGTTCTATGCCCTCGGCGGCGTCGATCAGGTCGAGGAGCACTTCCGTGCGATCCGCCGCGCCACCGATCTGCCGATCTACGCCTACGACATCCCGGTCTGCGTGAACGGTGTCAAGCTCCAGCCCGCCATGCTCCTCCGTCTCGCAGCAGACGGCGTCATCCAAGGGGTCAAGGACTCCTCCGGTGACGACGTGTCGTTCCGTTTCCTCACGCTCGCCAACCGCACGGCAGAGAAGAAGCTCGCCCTGCTGACCGGCCACGAGGTCGTCGTCGACGGCGCCTACATGTCCGGTGCCGATGGCGCAGTCCCCGGGCTTGGGAACATCGATCCGGCCGCATACGTGCGCCAGTGGAACGCCTACCGGGCGGGAGATTGGGAGACAGTCCGTGCAGAGCAGGATCGTCTCGCCGACCTCATGACGATCGTGACAGCCGCTCAGGGACTCACCGGGTTCGGTGCGGGCGTGGGCGCCTTCAAGACAGCCCTCGCGCTCCTCGGAGTCATCGCGACGAACGAGATGCCGGCACCCGTGCGCGCCCTTGCTGGTGCCGAGGTCGACACGATCGCCGCCATCCTCGAACGGAACGGCCTGCCGGTAGCATGA
- a CDS encoding ABC transporter ATP-binding protein, giving the protein MTTPIIDLQDVHVTFKTRTGSLFNPNKVHAVAGVSLPVLAGQTLGIVGESGCGKSTTANVMCGLQLPTDGKVFFKGQEVTKRSAAQRRLIGRVVSVVFQDPATALNARMPVKEQLIDPLRVHKVGNKDSREDRVRDLISMVGLPDSVMEALPGQLSGGQRQRVAIARALAIKPDAIIADEPTSALDVSVRAQILNLLADLKSELGLGMVFISHDIQTVRYVSDRIAVMNAGKVVEEGPASQILENPQDPYTKTLLGAAPSLLHPTF; this is encoded by the coding sequence ATGACCACTCCCATCATCGACCTGCAGGACGTGCATGTCACGTTCAAGACACGCACCGGGTCCCTGTTCAACCCGAACAAGGTCCATGCCGTCGCAGGCGTGTCCCTCCCAGTGCTCGCGGGCCAAACCCTCGGGATCGTCGGGGAATCCGGATGCGGGAAGTCGACAACCGCGAACGTCATGTGCGGCCTCCAGCTGCCGACAGACGGCAAGGTCTTCTTCAAGGGCCAAGAGGTCACGAAGAGATCCGCTGCGCAGCGCCGACTGATCGGACGCGTCGTCTCCGTCGTCTTCCAGGACCCGGCCACGGCCCTCAACGCCCGCATGCCGGTCAAGGAACAGCTCATCGACCCGCTCCGGGTGCACAAGGTGGGGAACAAGGACTCGCGCGAAGATCGTGTCCGCGACCTCATCTCCATGGTGGGCCTGCCCGACTCGGTGATGGAGGCGCTGCCAGGCCAGCTCTCGGGCGGACAGCGCCAGCGCGTCGCCATCGCTCGCGCTCTCGCGATCAAGCCCGATGCGATCATCGCCGACGAGCCGACGTCAGCCCTCGACGTGTCCGTCCGCGCACAGATCCTCAACCTGCTCGCCGACCTCAAGTCGGAACTCGGCCTCGGCATGGTCTTCATCTCTCACGACATCCAGACGGTCCGCTATGTGTCTGACCGGATCGCGGTCATGAACGCGGGCAAGGTCGTCGAAGAGGGCCCTGCCAGCCAGATCCTCGAAAATCCCCAAGATCCCTACACCAAAACACTCCTCGGCGCAGCACCTTCCCTGTTGCATCCGACCTTCTAA
- a CDS encoding dipeptide/oligopeptide/nickel ABC transporter permease/ATP-binding protein — protein sequence MRNKLTTKLSQPGIRLKGFSRMGWGSRIAVIVLILVGLSALLAPFLAPYPPEEVFLRGTPPNSEHLFGTDHVGRDVLSRILYGGRASLMVGLISTLIALVAGAIIGSIAAVVRRSLSEVIMRVMDVIMSIPGIALVATTVVVFQDPSRPERLITVIILAIAFVYTPQLTRIVRANVMSAYGEDYVNAVVVSGARAPWILIRHVLRNTAAPVLVFATVLVADAIILEASLTFIGAGLQETMVPTWGNVLSAAQPGVLRGEWWQALFPGIAIMLTVLCLNILSEGITDAMVAAPKSTVADKPRDDVEREADRLLIDPVVAYEAQRESLQARLDALREIELARTDRFIKQGTGTPLLEVRNLSIKFPRHGDVNVVDNVSFTVFPGETMGLVGESGCGKSITALAIMGLLDPRAELSGEVLYEGQDLLTMPARERQSLLGHELAMIYQDALSSLNPAMLISSQMKQMTKRGGTRTAEDLLTLVGLDPKRTLESYPHELSGGQRQRVLIAMALTRDPKLIIADEPTTALDVTVQKQVIELLNELREKLGFAMVFVSHDLALVAEVAHSITVMYAGQVVEQASTRELLTNPIHEYTRGLLGSVLSIEAGKGRLHQVPGTVPSPKDFPSGDRFAPRSSHPTIGLTTKPERRQVPGTDHYYAALPESAFVAVLDRDDVHEPVDESMLAEQAMRPAALGTDDELRSELGKEEEK from the coding sequence ATGCGTAACAAACTCACGACCAAGCTTTCTCAACCGGGAATCCGACTCAAGGGATTCAGCCGGATGGGATGGGGATCGCGGATCGCCGTCATCGTCCTCATCCTCGTGGGCCTCAGCGCCCTGCTCGCACCGTTCCTCGCCCCATACCCGCCCGAGGAAGTGTTCCTGCGCGGCACACCGCCGAACTCCGAGCACCTCTTCGGCACCGACCACGTCGGACGAGACGTCCTGTCCCGCATTCTCTACGGTGGACGCGCCTCTCTCATGGTCGGCCTCATCTCGACGCTGATCGCACTCGTCGCCGGCGCCATCATCGGCTCCATCGCCGCCGTGGTCCGCCGTTCGCTCTCCGAAGTGATCATGCGTGTCATGGACGTCATCATGTCGATCCCCGGCATCGCCCTCGTTGCCACGACGGTCGTCGTCTTCCAGGATCCGTCGCGCCCCGAACGCCTCATCACCGTCATCATCCTGGCGATCGCATTCGTCTACACGCCCCAGCTCACCCGTATCGTGCGCGCCAATGTCATGAGCGCCTACGGTGAGGACTACGTCAACGCGGTCGTCGTGTCCGGCGCTCGCGCCCCCTGGATCCTTATCCGGCACGTGCTCCGCAACACCGCTGCCCCGGTCCTCGTGTTCGCGACCGTCCTCGTCGCAGACGCGATCATCCTCGAAGCATCCCTCACCTTCATCGGCGCCGGCCTGCAGGAGACGATGGTGCCCACGTGGGGCAACGTCCTCTCGGCCGCCCAGCCCGGTGTTCTCCGCGGAGAATGGTGGCAGGCGCTCTTCCCCGGCATCGCCATCATGCTGACCGTCCTCTGCCTCAACATCCTCTCCGAGGGAATCACCGACGCCATGGTCGCAGCCCCGAAGAGCACAGTCGCGGACAAGCCGCGCGACGACGTCGAGCGCGAAGCAGACCGCCTCCTCATCGACCCGGTCGTCGCCTACGAGGCACAGCGCGAATCCCTCCAGGCCCGCCTGGACGCCCTGCGGGAGATCGAACTCGCCCGGACCGACAGGTTCATCAAGCAGGGAACCGGGACTCCGCTCCTCGAGGTTCGCAATCTCTCGATCAAGTTCCCGCGACACGGCGATGTCAACGTCGTCGACAACGTCAGCTTCACAGTCTTCCCCGGCGAGACCATGGGTCTCGTGGGCGAATCTGGCTGCGGCAAGTCGATCACCGCGCTCGCGATCATGGGTCTTCTCGACCCGCGTGCCGAACTGTCGGGGGAGGTCCTCTACGAAGGCCAAGACCTGTTGACGATGCCGGCGCGGGAGCGACAGAGCCTGCTCGGCCACGAACTGGCCATGATCTACCAGGATGCGCTCTCGTCCCTCAACCCCGCCATGCTCATCTCCTCCCAGATGAAGCAGATGACCAAGCGCGGCGGCACTCGTACGGCTGAGGATCTCCTGACCCTCGTGGGCCTCGACCCGAAGAGGACCCTCGAGTCCTACCCGCACGAGCTGTCCGGAGGTCAGCGCCAGCGCGTCCTCATCGCCATGGCACTCACCAGGGATCCCAAGCTCATCATCGCCGACGAACCGACAACGGCACTGGATGTCACCGTCCAGAAGCAGGTCATCGAGCTGCTCAACGAGCTGCGCGAGAAGCTGGGCTTCGCGATGGTGTTCGTCTCCCACGACCTTGCGCTGGTCGCCGAGGTCGCCCACTCGATCACCGTCATGTACGCCGGACAGGTCGTCGAACAGGCCTCCACTCGTGAGCTCCTCACCAACCCGATCCACGAGTACACTCGCGGCCTCCTCGGCTCGGTGCTCTCGATCGAGGCAGGCAAGGGACGCCTCCACCAGGTGCCCGGCACGGTTCCCTCACCGAAGGACTTCCCGTCCGGCGACAGGTTCGCGCCCAGGTCCTCCCATCCCACGATCGGTCTGACGACGAAACCGGAGCGCAGGCAGGTCCCGGGAACGGACCACTATTACGCGGCGCTGCCAGAATCGGCGTTTGTCGCGGTCCTCGACCGGGACGACGTCCACGAACCCGTGGATGAGTCAATGTTGGCGGAGCAGGCCATGCGCCCAGCCGCCCTTGGAACTGACGATGAGCTTCGCTCCGAGCTCGGCAAGGAGGAGGAGAAATGA
- a CDS encoding ABC transporter permease: MNNLLRLIGRRLVALPLMVLGVTLLVFLIMSLSPIDPAYVAMGENATPEQLENFRQQNGLYDPLIVQYGNYIWNMLQGDLGTYGVGGANTVSDKVFTALPITLGLTFFGLILAVVVAFPLGVLAALYRDRWPDQVIRVISVACLATPSFWLAIMLVLIFLGTLPVSGPLPAFTEDPSGWFMRMLLPALALAVPVIGQMTRVVRTSMVEELDRDYVRTALGAGIPKPVVVGRNVLRNALITPVTVLGLRVGYLMGGAVVIEIIFGIHGMGRVLVDGITNNWVTVVQGATLVVAVAFIIVNIVVDLLYVLINPRIRAV, translated from the coding sequence GTGAACAACTTACTAAGGCTAATAGGTCGAAGGCTCGTTGCCCTTCCCCTCATGGTTCTGGGCGTTACCCTCCTCGTCTTCCTCATCATGTCGCTCTCCCCGATCGACCCCGCCTACGTGGCCATGGGTGAGAACGCGACCCCGGAGCAGCTCGAGAACTTCCGTCAGCAGAATGGTCTCTACGACCCGCTGATCGTCCAGTACGGAAACTACATTTGGAACATGCTCCAGGGCGACCTGGGGACCTACGGCGTCGGCGGTGCTAACACGGTCTCTGACAAGGTCTTTACAGCACTCCCCATCACCCTCGGCCTGACATTCTTCGGCCTGATCCTCGCCGTCGTCGTCGCCTTCCCGCTCGGCGTCCTCGCCGCTCTCTACCGTGACCGCTGGCCCGACCAGGTCATCCGCGTCATCTCCGTTGCCTGCCTCGCGACGCCCTCCTTCTGGCTCGCCATCATGCTCGTCCTCATCTTCCTCGGCACCCTGCCGGTCTCCGGCCCGCTGCCTGCCTTCACGGAGGATCCCAGCGGCTGGTTCATGCGCATGCTCCTACCGGCCCTCGCACTCGCCGTGCCCGTGATCGGCCAGATGACACGCGTCGTGCGCACCTCGATGGTGGAAGAACTCGACCGCGACTACGTTCGCACCGCTCTCGGCGCCGGCATCCCCAAGCCCGTCGTCGTCGGCCGCAACGTGCTCCGCAACGCCCTCATCACACCCGTCACGGTGCTGGGCCTGCGCGTCGGCTACCTCATGGGCGGCGCTGTCGTCATCGAGATCATCTTCGGCATCCACGGCATGGGCCGCGTCCTCGTCGACGGGATCACCAACAACTGGGTGACGGTCGTCCAGGGTGCGACACTCGTCGTCGCCGTTGCCTTCATCATCGTCAACATCGTCGTTGACCTCCTCTATGTCCTCATCAATCCCCGGATCAGGGCGGTGTAA
- a CDS encoding ABC transporter substrate-binding protein produces the protein MKRTRGKRLVALTAALALGLTACGGGGSDDPTDDATTGAESTAGTGEITVGVAYETTNYHPSNTTSALAMGTNWHVVEGLYEFHMEDYTVYSALAAEDEPVQISDTVYEVSLREDAKFSDGTEITSEDVVTSFDRAMAEGNIYVSMLDFIDSVEAKDDTTVTINLTQPFSLLKERLAVVKIVPASATDDELTAKPIGSGPWAYESISDTEITAVPNEYYNGDYPAGAETLRWSIIKDDTARTTAAQDGTIQVMENVPAENVSLLEGAGLTVESKQGFSLPFLLFNTAKAPFDNPLVRQAFHYAIDTEKLVANAMSGEAVASSAFLPETHPNYNEAEVQFDYDPEKAKELLAEAGAENLSITLLTTDHPWIEGLSPQIRTDLEAVGITVSVQAEASASLYSNNLDVDDPTFDVALAPGDPSVFGQDPALLMNWWYGDNIWTQKRSFWQESDPEAFGELQAIISEAVTLDGDEQQEKWNEAQDLLSREVPIYPLFHRTMITAYNGDELANVTPIATTGLSLIGVTTK, from the coding sequence ATGAAACGCACACGCGGCAAGCGCCTCGTTGCCCTGACCGCAGCCTTGGCTCTTGGTCTTACCGCCTGTGGAGGCGGAGGGAGCGACGATCCTACGGACGACGCGACCACAGGTGCAGAATCTACTGCCGGCACGGGAGAAATTACCGTCGGCGTAGCCTACGAAACCACCAACTACCACCCGTCTAACACCACATCGGCTCTGGCGATGGGTACGAACTGGCATGTCGTCGAGGGACTCTACGAGTTCCACATGGAGGACTACACCGTCTACTCCGCACTCGCGGCAGAGGATGAGCCGGTTCAGATTTCTGACACCGTCTACGAGGTTTCCCTCCGCGAGGACGCCAAGTTCTCCGATGGCACCGAGATCACCTCCGAAGACGTCGTGACCTCCTTCGACCGCGCCATGGCAGAGGGCAACATCTACGTGTCGATGCTCGACTTCATCGACAGCGTCGAGGCAAAGGATGACACGACCGTCACCATCAACCTCACGCAGCCCTTCTCGCTCCTCAAGGAGCGCCTCGCAGTCGTGAAGATCGTCCCCGCCTCGGCCACGGACGACGAGCTGACCGCGAAGCCGATCGGCTCCGGCCCCTGGGCTTACGAGAGCATCTCGGACACCGAGATCACGGCAGTTCCGAACGAGTACTACAACGGTGACTACCCGGCAGGCGCCGAGACGCTCCGCTGGTCGATCATCAAGGATGACACCGCTCGTACGACCGCTGCGCAGGACGGCACCATCCAGGTCATGGAGAACGTCCCCGCCGAGAACGTCTCGCTCCTCGAGGGTGCAGGCCTCACGGTCGAGTCCAAGCAGGGCTTCAGCCTTCCGTTCCTCCTCTTCAACACCGCCAAGGCTCCGTTCGACAACCCGCTCGTCCGCCAGGCATTCCACTACGCCATCGACACCGAGAAGCTTGTCGCCAACGCCATGTCCGGCGAGGCCGTTGCATCCTCGGCATTCCTCCCCGAGACGCACCCGAACTACAACGAAGCTGAAGTTCAGTTCGACTACGACCCGGAGAAGGCGAAGGAACTCCTCGCCGAAGCCGGTGCTGAGAACCTCTCCATCACACTTCTCACCACCGACCACCCCTGGATCGAGGGCCTCTCGCCCCAGATCCGCACCGACCTCGAAGCTGTCGGCATCACCGTCAGCGTCCAGGCCGAAGCATCCGCATCCCTCTACTCGAACAACCTCGACGTCGATGACCCGACCTTCGATGTTGCCCTTGCTCCCGGCGACCCCTCGGTCTTCGGACAGGACCCGGCCCTCCTCATGAACTGGTGGTACGGCGACAACATCTGGACCCAGAAGCGTTCCTTCTGGCAGGAGTCTGACCCCGAGGCATTCGGCGAGCTGCAGGCCATCATCTCGGAAGCCGTCACTCTCGATGGCGACGAGCAGCAGGAAAAGTGGAACGAAGCTCAGGACCTCCTGTCCCGCGAGGTTCCGATCTACCCGCTGTTCCACCGCACCATGATCACCGCCTACAACGGCGATGAGCTGGCCAACGTGACCCCGATCGCGACCACCGGTCTGTCCCTCATCGGCGTCACCACCAAGTAA
- a CDS encoding FadR/GntR family transcriptional regulator: MVTHISPSDRYERASKLARFTTEPRREGLINVSSRAEETMDIIEQYIIQRELKPGDALPTEAQLCTDLGVSRSSVREAIRQLQALDIVAVHQGRGTFVSNMSLRPLVKSMVMRASLGTDSFTSLREVVAIRQVLDLGLARMIVSAMAGTHHDELHELTGAMVEKAVKQEDFADEDIAFHRGLLTSVGNQLVEQLTSAMWIIHMAVIPDLPAGDRDSMVETAQAHKAMLDAAEAGDVEGYEQAVDAHYAPLLRTLADLPTDEESGSQV; this comes from the coding sequence ATGGTCACTCACATTTCTCCCTCCGACCGCTACGAGCGAGCATCGAAGCTTGCCCGCTTCACGACGGAACCGCGACGCGAAGGCCTCATCAACGTCTCCAGCCGCGCGGAAGAGACGATGGACATCATCGAGCAGTACATCATCCAGCGGGAGCTGAAGCCCGGCGACGCTCTGCCGACAGAGGCGCAGCTGTGCACGGATCTCGGCGTATCGCGCTCCTCGGTGCGCGAAGCCATCCGACAGCTGCAGGCTCTCGACATCGTCGCAGTCCACCAGGGCAGAGGCACGTTCGTGTCCAACATGTCGCTGCGTCCGCTCGTCAAGTCCATGGTGATGAGGGCGTCCCTCGGCACCGACAGTTTCACGTCTCTGCGGGAGGTCGTCGCGATCCGACAGGTGCTCGATCTCGGCCTTGCCCGGATGATCGTGTCAGCCATGGCCGGGACGCACCACGACGAGCTCCACGAACTGACGGGTGCCATGGTCGAGAAGGCCGTCAAGCAGGAGGACTTCGCCGATGAGGACATCGCGTTCCACCGGGGGCTTCTCACGTCGGTCGGCAACCAGCTCGTCGAGCAGCTCACGAGCGCCATGTGGATCATCCATATGGCAGTCATCCCCGACCTGCCGGCCGGAGATCGGGATTCGATGGTCGAGACCGCCCAAGCGCACAAGGCGATGCTCGATGCCGCCGAGGCGGGCGACGTCGAAGGGTACGAGCAGGCTGTCGATGCTCACTATGCTCCCCTTCTGCGGACGCTTGCCGATCTGCCGACAGATGAAGAATCGGGTTCTCAGGTTTAA